A window from Sinorhizobium fredii encodes these proteins:
- a CDS encoding DUF2842 domain-containing protein, which yields MPLRLRKLIGTVLIIILVIVYALAAVTFASLLLGASPWWVHLLYFFFTGLLWILPAMLIIKWMEKPANNR from the coding sequence ATGCCCCTACGCCTCAGAAAACTCATCGGCACCGTCCTCATCATCATTCTTGTCATCGTCTATGCGCTGGCGGCAGTCACCTTTGCCTCCCTGCTACTCGGCGCGTCGCCCTGGTGGGTGCATCTTCTCTATTTCTTCTTCACCGGGCTCCTGTGGATCCTTCCGGCGATGCTGATCATCAAGTGGATGGAAAAACCGGCAAACAATCGCTGA
- a CDS encoding COX15/CtaA family protein — translation MAHAELATEQTLRREIDRAERNRRQIRGWLAVVLFALFALVIVGGATRLTESGLSITEWKPIHGVVPPLSAEEWEEEFRLYQRIPQYEQMNKGMTVEEFKTIFWWEWAHRLLARGIGVVFALPLLFFWLTRRIEPRLRLPLLGILALGGFQGFIGWWMVSSGLVERTEVSQYRLATHLVIACLIFAACMWIYRGLSPHSGDAAPTQRSRMMAAIIAVISLFQIYLGALVAGLDAGLSYNTWPLMDGALVPGDLFVQQPAWINLFENPKTVQFLHRAGAYLLFALVLVHMVASLRAAPGTTHARRSVLLLALIAIQAAIGITTLVLQVPIGWGVLHQAGALVVLGFAIAHWRGFVGEYPRPTAIEIRN, via the coding sequence ATGGCGCATGCCGAACTGGCAACGGAACAGACGCTGCGGCGCGAGATCGACAGAGCCGAGCGCAATCGCCGGCAGATCCGCGGTTGGCTCGCGGTCGTCCTGTTCGCCCTGTTCGCCCTGGTGATTGTCGGCGGTGCGACGCGCCTGACGGAGTCCGGCCTGTCGATCACTGAGTGGAAGCCGATCCATGGCGTCGTTCCGCCTCTGTCCGCGGAGGAATGGGAGGAGGAGTTCCGCCTTTACCAGCGCATTCCACAATATGAGCAGATGAACAAGGGAATGACCGTCGAGGAGTTCAAGACGATCTTCTGGTGGGAATGGGCGCACCGGCTGCTCGCGCGCGGGATCGGCGTGGTCTTCGCCCTGCCGCTTCTGTTCTTCTGGCTGACCCGGCGGATCGAGCCGCGATTGCGGCTGCCGCTCCTCGGCATTCTGGCGCTCGGGGGCTTTCAGGGCTTCATCGGCTGGTGGATGGTCTCCTCCGGTCTCGTCGAGCGCACGGAGGTCAGCCAGTACCGCCTTGCCACGCATCTGGTGATCGCCTGTCTGATCTTTGCTGCCTGCATGTGGATCTATCGCGGGCTTTCGCCGCATTCCGGCGATGCGGCGCCGACGCAAAGGTCGCGAATGATGGCCGCCATCATCGCAGTGATCAGCCTCTTCCAGATCTATCTGGGCGCGCTCGTCGCCGGTCTCGACGCCGGCCTGAGCTACAATACCTGGCCGCTGATGGATGGCGCCCTCGTACCGGGGGATCTCTTCGTGCAGCAGCCCGCCTGGATCAACCTTTTCGAGAATCCGAAGACCGTGCAGTTCCTGCACCGCGCCGGCGCCTACCTGCTGTTTGCGCTGGTGCTCGTGCACATGGTCGCCTCCCTTCGAGCCGCGCCGGGCACGACGCATGCACGCCGTTCAGTGCTTCTCCTTGCATTGATAGCCATCCAGGCCGCGATCGGTATCACGACGCTCGTTCTGCAGGTGCCGATCGGCTGGGGCGTGCTTCACCAGGCAGGCGCGCTTGTCGTGCTCGGCTTCGCGATCGCCCATTGGCGCGGCTTCGTCGGCGAATATCCGAGACCGACGGCGATCGAAATCCGCAACTGA